A genomic window from Agrobacterium tumefaciens includes:
- a CDS encoding ethanolamine ammonia-lyase subunit EutB, translating to MPYTTTLERTVFRFDDLKMLLAKATPERSGDQLAGIAAAGPVERLAAQMALADLPLKAFLSEEIISSEEDEVSRLIAERHDPAAFSAVSSLTVGEFREWLLKPETTHDRLEAVTWGLTPEMVAAVSKIMRLQDMIAVSAKRRVVTRFRNTIGLAGRLSTRNQPNHPTDDSRGIMASAIDGLLMGSGDAVIGVNPATDATDDYVRIVSLLDELREKLAIPTQTCCLGHVTTAIQAIQRGAPVDLVFQSVAGSEKANRGFGVDLALLKEAHEAGRSLGRGMADANVMYFETGQGAALSADAHFGVDQQTMETRAYAVAREFDPLLVNTVVGFIGPEYLFNGKQIIRAGIEDHFCGKLLGLPMGVDVCYTNHADADQEDMDTLLTLLCAANVNFVITVPGADDIMLNYQSLSHHDAVYCRETLKRPPAPEFERWLSEIGLTDCDGALIGEPAVLSDYVRSSNLIGA from the coding sequence ATGCCCTATACGACGACGCTCGAGCGGACTGTCTTCCGCTTCGATGATCTGAAAATGCTGCTGGCTAAAGCGACGCCGGAACGCTCCGGCGACCAGCTGGCTGGCATTGCCGCGGCAGGCCCGGTCGAGCGGCTTGCGGCCCAGATGGCGCTGGCCGATCTGCCCTTGAAGGCATTTCTCAGTGAGGAAATCATTTCGTCGGAAGAAGACGAAGTTTCCCGTCTGATCGCGGAGCGGCACGACCCGGCAGCCTTTTCCGCAGTCTCCTCACTTACCGTCGGCGAATTCCGTGAATGGCTGCTCAAGCCCGAGACAACGCATGACCGGCTTGAGGCCGTTACCTGGGGGCTGACGCCGGAAATGGTTGCGGCAGTATCGAAGATCATGCGGCTGCAGGACATGATCGCTGTTTCCGCCAAGCGCCGCGTCGTGACAAGATTTCGCAACACAATCGGGCTTGCAGGACGGCTTTCCACCCGCAACCAGCCCAACCACCCGACCGATGACAGCCGAGGCATCATGGCGTCTGCCATCGACGGACTGTTGATGGGGTCGGGAGATGCTGTGATCGGCGTCAATCCCGCAACCGATGCGACAGATGACTATGTCCGCATAGTCTCGTTGCTCGACGAATTGCGGGAAAAACTTGCGATCCCGACCCAGACCTGTTGCCTCGGCCATGTGACCACGGCGATCCAGGCGATCCAGCGCGGCGCTCCGGTCGACCTCGTCTTCCAGTCGGTTGCCGGATCGGAAAAGGCAAATCGCGGTTTTGGTGTCGATCTGGCTCTGCTGAAGGAGGCGCATGAGGCGGGACGGTCGCTGGGGCGCGGCATGGCGGATGCAAACGTGATGTATTTCGAAACGGGACAAGGTGCGGCCCTTTCCGCCGATGCGCATTTTGGCGTCGACCAGCAGACGATGGAGACCCGCGCCTATGCGGTGGCACGCGAGTTCGATCCGCTGCTCGTCAACACGGTCGTCGGCTTCATCGGGCCGGAATACTTGTTCAACGGCAAGCAGATCATCCGTGCCGGCATCGAGGATCATTTCTGCGGCAAACTCCTGGGCCTGCCGATGGGCGTCGACGTTTGCTACACCAACCATGCCGATGCCGACCAGGAGGACATGGATACGCTGCTGACGCTGCTCTGCGCCGCCAATGTCAATTTCGTGATTACCGTGCCGGGTGCCGACGATATCATGCTGAACTACCAGTCGCTGTCGCATCACGATGCTGTCTATTGCCGCGAGACGCTGAAACGGCCGCCGGCGCCGGAATTCGAAAGATGGCTTTCCGAAATCGGCCTGACGGATTGCGACGGTGCGCTGATTGGCGAGCCGGCCGTGCTCTCCGACTATGTCCGCAGCAGCAATTTGATCGGAGCCTGA
- a CDS encoding ethanolamine ammonia-lyase subunit EutC → MTMVIEPSVTEQGLNLKEMTDARVSLGRHGAGLPTGAQLSFLLDHARAREAVWTSVDRTALTERLNRLGLSVVRVDSMASDRNIYVRRPDLGRLLAAESTERLKQAGAGKGYDVAIIAADGLSSSAVDLNSAPLIEALVPKLAILNLSIASIVLANQARVALGDPVGEALGAKLTIVLVGERPGLSAADSLGAYITYGPKSGNPDSRRNCVSNIRDGGLPVREAAKIISMLVRDMVKTSVSGVALKSAVAQFLKNGGSSDRL, encoded by the coding sequence ATGACAATGGTGATCGAACCCTCCGTTACCGAACAGGGGTTGAACCTCAAGGAAATGACCGACGCGCGCGTCTCGCTCGGGCGCCATGGTGCAGGTCTGCCAACAGGAGCACAGCTATCCTTCCTGCTCGATCACGCGCGGGCGCGCGAAGCGGTCTGGACCAGCGTTGACAGGACTGCGCTCACGGAACGGCTCAACCGCCTCGGCCTTTCCGTGGTCCGGGTCGACAGCATGGCGAGTGATCGCAACATCTATGTAAGACGACCGGATCTCGGACGACTGCTCGCCGCGGAATCGACCGAGCGGCTGAAACAGGCGGGCGCGGGCAAGGGTTATGACGTGGCGATTATCGCGGCAGATGGCTTGTCATCCAGTGCGGTCGATCTCAACTCAGCGCCACTGATCGAGGCGCTTGTGCCAAAACTGGCTATCCTGAACCTGTCAATTGCATCGATTGTACTTGCGAACCAGGCTCGGGTTGCGCTTGGTGATCCTGTCGGCGAGGCGCTCGGTGCAAAACTGACGATCGTGCTGGTCGGAGAACGTCCGGGCCTCTCCGCTGCCGACAGTCTAGGGGCCTATATCACCTACGGTCCAAAATCGGGGAACCCGGATTCCAGACGGAACTGCGTTTCCAACATCCGCGATGGTGGTTTGCCGGTCCGCGAAGCCGCCAAGATCATTTCCATGCTGGTCAGGGACATGGTGAAAACCAGCGTCAGCGGTGTAGCGCTGAAGTCTGCGGTCGCCCAGTTTCTTAAAAACGGAGGTAGCTCGGATCGACTTTAA
- a CDS encoding DeoR/GlpR transcriptional regulator: MSFTEHRLKLILDMLKQTQRVNVRELADHLQVSQESIRRDLKELEMRGYARRIYGGAVFDQQESDQPFTDRLRVSSREKAKIGEAAASLVEDGMKVFIDTGTTTLACLKHIETRKDLTVVSNSLAVAAHFFHLPQASVRVLGGRMRPDYQATYGHETVAALKEHFFDLAIIAISAIHPERGFMDFGEDEAILRRVAKAQAKRAIVVADSSKFGRLGSIHTFGLSDIDAVVTSGVMAREFSDQFSQSKVEIIHA; encoded by the coding sequence ATGAGTTTCACTGAACATCGCCTCAAGCTCATCCTCGACATGCTGAAGCAGACCCAGCGCGTCAATGTAAGGGAACTTGCCGATCATCTGCAGGTCAGCCAGGAGTCGATCCGGCGCGACCTGAAGGAACTCGAGATGCGCGGTTATGCGCGCCGCATCTATGGTGGTGCGGTTTTCGACCAGCAGGAAAGCGATCAGCCTTTTACGGATCGATTGCGCGTCAGTTCCCGCGAAAAAGCCAAGATCGGCGAGGCCGCAGCGTCTCTCGTCGAAGACGGTATGAAGGTCTTCATCGATACAGGAACGACGACGCTTGCCTGCCTGAAACATATCGAGACCCGCAAGGACTTGACCGTTGTCAGCAATTCGCTGGCGGTCGCGGCTCACTTCTTCCATTTGCCGCAGGCAAGCGTGCGGGTTCTGGGCGGCCGTATGCGCCCCGACTATCAGGCAACCTACGGCCATGAGACCGTGGCTGCGCTGAAGGAACATTTCTTCGATCTTGCGATCATCGCCATCAGCGCCATTCATCCGGAACGCGGGTTCATGGACTTCGGTGAAGACGAGGCGATCCTGCGCCGGGTCGCCAAGGCCCAGGCCAAACGTGCGATCGTCGTCGCCGACAGCTCCAAATTCGGCCGCCTCGGCTCCATCCACACATTCGGCCTCAGCGATATCGATGCGGTAGTGACCAGCGGCGTCATGGCGCGGGAATTTTCAGATCAATTCAGTCAATCCAAAGTGGAAATCATACATGCCTGA
- a CDS encoding ABC transporter ATP-binding protein, whose product MIAPLLQLKNLTVNAGRSDKAKIILNDISFSLAPREIVGVVGASGAGKTVLSKAVVNWLEPPLSVRSGNVLFEGKDIYGISENEMRILRRRVAYVGANPMGALDPTLPVGSQIVEKLRAVVPGTSRQEAEKRTIELLEAVRIPSARSRFSDYPWQFSGGMMQRALIVDALVTNPALLIADNVTQPLDVTVAAQVIRLMKELTDSFDTAVLFISSSLPVAREACSRILVMEKGRIVEEQATEKLIAAPAYAYTKELVEQTPKIWIEETEMPRLADKRDIVLSLRDASQVYKVKKKTGFGGFNHVRAVRNVTFDVRRGDSFAIVGESGCGKSTLMRLLSRLELPSSGQVLCGKDDIATLGGKDLLTFRKKLQMVLQDPFGSLPPRTSVGKMLEGPLRTHGWKDSANIRERVLKVMGEVGLSADLYEELPLGLSAGQRQRINVARALVLEPEILIMDETLSALDQTEQFKLLDLFQKLQREYDLTYIFISHDLAMVRKVCNRVAVMYLGEVFELADNERLFFDPGHPYTMALLSAMPTLEARRYQPEDCLLEGEPPSPIDIPPGCSFKSRCPRAMQRCGSLQPVLTARGRQDFAACHLIQPLALDDETRLMATA is encoded by the coding sequence TCTCCTTCAGCCTTGCGCCGCGAGAAATCGTCGGTGTCGTCGGGGCGAGCGGCGCCGGCAAGACGGTGCTGTCGAAGGCCGTCGTCAACTGGCTGGAACCGCCCCTTTCCGTCCGTTCCGGCAACGTCCTCTTCGAAGGCAAGGATATTTACGGCATCTCCGAGAACGAGATGCGGATCCTGCGCCGCCGGGTCGCCTATGTCGGCGCTAATCCGATGGGCGCACTCGATCCGACGCTGCCGGTCGGCTCACAGATCGTCGAGAAACTGCGTGCTGTCGTTCCAGGCACCTCCCGGCAGGAGGCGGAAAAGCGCACGATAGAGCTTCTGGAAGCCGTCCGTATTCCTTCGGCACGCAGTCGCTTCAGTGATTATCCTTGGCAGTTTTCCGGCGGCATGATGCAACGGGCACTGATCGTTGATGCGCTGGTAACAAACCCGGCGCTGCTGATTGCCGACAATGTCACCCAACCGCTCGACGTCACCGTCGCAGCCCAGGTCATCCGCCTGATGAAGGAACTGACTGATAGTTTCGATACCGCTGTGCTGTTCATCTCTTCCTCGCTTCCCGTTGCCCGCGAAGCCTGCAGCCGGATATTGGTCATGGAGAAAGGCCGCATCGTTGAAGAGCAGGCAACCGAAAAGCTGATCGCTGCCCCAGCCTATGCCTATACGAAGGAGCTTGTCGAACAGACGCCGAAGATCTGGATCGAAGAGACCGAGATGCCGCGCCTTGCAGACAAGCGCGACATTGTCCTGAGCCTGCGCGACGCCTCGCAGGTCTACAAGGTGAAGAAGAAGACCGGATTCGGCGGCTTCAACCATGTCCGTGCGGTTCGCAACGTCACCTTCGACGTTCGCCGCGGCGACAGCTTCGCAATCGTCGGTGAATCGGGTTGTGGCAAGTCGACGCTCATGCGGCTTCTGAGCCGGCTGGAACTGCCGAGTTCCGGGCAGGTCTTGTGTGGCAAGGACGACATCGCCACGCTCGGCGGCAAGGACCTTCTTACCTTTCGCAAGAAGCTGCAGATGGTATTGCAGGACCCTTTTGGTTCGCTGCCGCCACGCACATCGGTTGGAAAGATGCTCGAAGGGCCGCTTCGCACCCACGGATGGAAGGATAGCGCGAATATCCGTGAGCGCGTACTCAAGGTGATGGGTGAAGTCGGTCTTTCCGCCGACCTCTACGAAGAACTGCCGCTCGGTCTGAGTGCGGGCCAGCGCCAGCGCATCAACGTCGCCCGTGCACTGGTTCTCGAGCCTGAAATCCTGATCATGGACGAAACGCTGTCCGCCCTCGACCAGACGGAACAGTTCAAGCTTCTCGATCTTTTTCAGAAGCTGCAGAGGGAATACGACCTCACCTACATCTTCATTTCCCACGACCTTGCGATGGTCCGCAAGGTTTGCAACCGGGTGGCGGTGATGTATCTCGGCGAGGTCTTCGAACTGGCCGATAACGAGCGGCTGTTCTTCGATCCTGGGCATCCCTACACAATGGCGCTTCTCAGTGCGATGCCGACCCTTGAAGCACGCCGCTACCAGCCGGAAGACTGCCTGCTGGAAGGTGAACCGCCAAGCCCGATCGATATTCCTCCGGGTTGCAGCTTCAAGTCACGCTGTCCGCGTGCGATGCAACGATGCGGCAGCCTGCAGCCCGTCCTTACCGCACGTGGCCGCCAGGATTTCGCCGCCTGTCATCTCATCCAGCCATTGGCTCTCGATGACGAAACCCGTCTAATGGCTACGGCCTGA
- a CDS encoding phosphotransferase family protein, producing the protein MNELGTARSDAEKAVEAAIVQVAPWKGRRLRYRPVSGGISNTNFRIEVEGEERGYFLKIPGRGTEMFIDRKAAAAASKQAEAIGIGPKTFDYLDHLDIEIAEFIDGRRASTHRDFADRAIRNEAVRVYRQFHDAPALPLTKTVFDMIEEHFDQVRQLGGHWPLDHDWLLWNYRQARAALEASGLDLVPCFNDPMPGNFLIGDDKSIKLIDFEYASNNERLYDLAIWSGEMFYSEATDCEIIEEYFGRYDKSYHARFIVHKALADIKWSTWAMVQNRISTLDFDFYKYGIWKHMRARSIIHDPRWPLFLKAL; encoded by the coding sequence ATGAACGAACTGGGAACGGCACGGTCCGACGCCGAAAAGGCGGTTGAGGCCGCAATTGTCCAGGTGGCCCCATGGAAAGGACGAAGGCTGCGCTACCGTCCTGTCTCCGGTGGCATCAGTAACACCAACTTTCGCATTGAGGTTGAAGGCGAAGAGCGGGGGTATTTTCTGAAAATCCCAGGCCGTGGCACCGAAATGTTCATCGACCGCAAAGCCGCAGCCGCAGCCAGCAAGCAAGCGGAAGCGATCGGCATCGGACCGAAGACATTCGATTATCTCGACCACCTCGATATCGAAATTGCCGAATTTATTGACGGTCGCCGCGCCTCGACCCACAGGGATTTTGCCGATAGAGCGATCCGCAACGAAGCGGTGCGCGTCTACCGTCAGTTTCACGACGCGCCTGCCCTGCCTCTCACGAAAACCGTCTTCGACATGATCGAGGAACATTTCGATCAGGTGCGCCAGCTTGGCGGCCACTGGCCGCTCGACCATGACTGGCTCTTGTGGAACTACCGGCAGGCACGCGCTGCGCTTGAGGCATCGGGGCTCGACCTCGTTCCCTGCTTCAATGATCCGATGCCCGGCAATTTCCTGATCGGCGACGACAAGTCCATCAAGCTGATCGATTTCGAATATGCATCAAACAATGAAAGGCTCTACGATCTCGCAATCTGGAGCGGCGAGATGTTCTATTCGGAAGCAACCGACTGCGAGATAATCGAGGAATATTTCGGACGTTACGACAAGTCGTACCACGCTCGCTTCATCGTCCACAAAGCACTTGCCGACATCAAATGGAGCACTTGGGCGATGGTGCAGAACCGGATCTCGACCCTCGATTTCGACTTTTACAAATACGGAATCTGGAAGCACATGCGTGCCCGATCGATCATCCACGATCCCCGTTGGCCCCTGTTCCTGAAAGCACTCTGA
- a CDS encoding Zn-dependent hydrolase produces the protein MPDVSSSPAPINAERLQSLMEAVSSFGGGQDGSMTRLTLSREDGMARDWLGRWFAENGFEQAVDAIGNQFGKLTLAGANAPVIMVGSHIDSQPNGGRFDGALGVIAACEAVLSVSERLKTEGRLSACNFQIVNWTNEEGARFQPSLLGSSVFTGALELEWALERSDGDGITVRQSLDEIGYAGKDKVDIPHALIELHIEGDTTLSRAGERFGIFTRFWGATKYRLAFQGRQAHTGATPMADRKDAVLAAAYLIADLKQLSTEYGLDLHTSVGRLEVFPNSPNVVPAEAILFIELRSGSPEILTAAEGKMKIKIEEAALKAGVTSEVRSIDRRKAGTFAPGLVTLAESAAAHLGQTARHLDTIGGHDAVAVSDVCPAVVLAVHSRDGVIHHPTEYTSPEDQALGTQILADMLYKIACEGVKAAELSEAAE, from the coding sequence ATGCCTGACGTCTCCTCCTCCCCTGCACCGATCAATGCCGAGAGGCTCCAGTCGCTGATGGAAGCAGTCTCTTCCTTTGGCGGCGGCCAAGACGGATCGATGACCCGCCTGACGCTTTCCAGGGAAGATGGAATGGCGCGCGACTGGCTCGGCCGCTGGTTTGCGGAAAACGGTTTTGAACAGGCCGTCGACGCAATTGGCAACCAGTTCGGCAAGTTGACCCTGGCCGGCGCCAACGCGCCAGTGATCATGGTGGGCTCCCATATCGACAGCCAGCCGAACGGCGGTCGTTTCGATGGCGCTCTCGGTGTCATAGCCGCCTGTGAGGCGGTTCTCTCCGTGAGCGAACGTCTCAAGACGGAAGGCAGGCTGTCCGCCTGCAACTTCCAGATCGTCAACTGGACAAATGAGGAGGGTGCCCGTTTCCAGCCGAGCCTACTCGGTAGCAGCGTGTTTACCGGCGCCCTCGAGCTCGAATGGGCGCTGGAACGGAGCGATGGCGACGGCATTACGGTGCGCCAGTCACTGGACGAGATCGGCTATGCCGGCAAGGATAAGGTGGATATTCCCCACGCATTGATCGAGTTGCACATCGAGGGTGACACGACGCTCAGCCGCGCCGGTGAACGCTTCGGTATCTTCACGCGGTTCTGGGGTGCCACGAAATATCGCCTCGCCTTCCAGGGACGCCAGGCCCATACCGGCGCGACCCCGATGGCCGACCGCAAAGACGCGGTACTCGCGGCGGCATATCTGATCGCCGACCTCAAGCAGCTATCGACGGAATACGGCCTCGACCTGCATACATCCGTCGGCCGCCTGGAAGTCTTCCCCAATTCTCCCAACGTGGTGCCGGCCGAAGCCATCCTTTTCATCGAGCTGCGTTCAGGATCGCCGGAGATCCTGACGGCGGCGGAAGGAAAGATGAAGATCAAGATCGAGGAGGCGGCGCTGAAAGCGGGCGTAACCTCAGAGGTCCGCTCCATCGACCGCCGCAAGGCAGGAACATTCGCGCCGGGCCTGGTGACGCTCGCGGAAAGCGCTGCGGCGCATCTCGGCCAAACCGCTCGCCATCTTGATACGATCGGCGGTCACGACGCCGTTGCCGTCTCCGATGTCTGCCCGGCGGTGGTTCTGGCGGTCCACAGCCGTGACGGCGTAATCCACCACCCGACCGAATACACCTCCCCTGAAGACCAGGCCCTCGGCACGCAGATACTGGCAGACATGCTTTACAAGATCGCCTGCGAAGGTGTGAAGGCCGCGGAATTAAGCGAGGCTGCCGAATGA
- a CDS encoding phosphotransferase, whose amino-acid sequence MEARAEKALSAFSAVIGDTPSYESTTAAVASPSYHAVESCNFAVAPADGAACYFLRLGADEVADLVESKAAYAAATRSHQLGFSPEPVGYDSGTRSALFARLGDGWRAAKIDDLMRPETVARLIEMQKTIATGVSTGRTWSVFEGIDHLWSIVAAGDASLPGDAEWMLSWMTPIREAVSSAGMDLKPAHGDQHSSNVMLGPDGALQLVDFDMAADLDPYYQLGAQMNELYQFESQMKPLLEMHDGSFSEKAFNRCRVYAAADDLYWALRSLVLELRSPPKGVEFLKYAGWRFLRCRMLLGHPDFEARLRSL is encoded by the coding sequence ATGGAAGCCCGCGCTGAGAAGGCGTTGTCAGCCTTTTCGGCCGTGATTGGCGATACCCCTTCCTATGAGTCAACGACGGCGGCTGTCGCATCGCCGTCCTATCATGCCGTCGAATCCTGTAATTTTGCGGTCGCACCGGCAGACGGCGCGGCGTGTTATTTCCTGCGTCTGGGTGCCGACGAGGTAGCCGATCTTGTGGAGAGCAAGGCTGCCTATGCTGCCGCCACCCGCTCTCATCAGCTTGGTTTTTCACCGGAGCCTGTTGGTTACGATAGCGGTACCCGCAGCGCGCTGTTTGCCCGGCTTGGCGACGGCTGGCGAGCCGCGAAGATTGACGATCTGATGCGACCGGAAACTGTCGCCCGATTGATCGAAATGCAGAAGACGATCGCAACCGGCGTTTCCACCGGCCGCACATGGTCGGTATTCGAAGGTATCGACCATCTCTGGTCGATCGTTGCGGCTGGCGATGCCAGCCTACCCGGTGATGCCGAATGGATGCTGTCCTGGATGACGCCGATCCGCGAGGCGGTTTCGTCCGCCGGCATGGACCTGAAACCCGCCCATGGCGATCAGCATTCCTCGAATGTGATGCTCGGACCCGATGGTGCGTTGCAACTTGTCGATTTCGACATGGCGGCCGATCTCGACCCCTATTATCAGCTCGGCGCGCAGATGAACGAACTCTACCAGTTCGAAAGCCAGATGAAGCCGCTGCTTGAAATGCATGATGGCAGCTTCAGCGAAAAGGCATTCAATCGCTGCCGTGTCTATGCCGCGGCAGACGATCTCTACTGGGCATTGCGCAGCCTCGTGCTTGAGCTTCGATCGCCGCCAAAAGGCGTTGAATTCCTGAAATATGCCGGCTGGCGTTTCCTGCGCTGCCGGATGCTGCTTGGCCATCCGGATTTCGAGGCCAGGCTACGATCGCTCTAG
- the hisN gene encoding histidinol-phosphatase, translated as MPITDISPQEAATYNAFAAELADTTRPLALSYFRTQLDVISKLDESPVTIADREIEKHLREMIGARFPDHGIYGEEFGVKKGNAFTWVLDPIDGTKSFITGFPLFGTLISLTFEEKPFCGVIDIPATGERWQGLPGQALFAGKQARTSGCESLSEARFYTTSPDMFVDSEAESFERLSRKARLRRFGGDCYIYGLIASGHCDIALETGLQPYDYMALVPVVAGAGGCITDWKGNALSIHSDGRVLASATPRLHDEALSLLNW; from the coding sequence ATGCCCATCACCGATATCAGCCCGCAAGAGGCAGCGACATATAATGCCTTCGCCGCTGAACTTGCCGATACCACGCGTCCGCTGGCGCTCTCTTATTTCAGAACGCAGCTCGACGTGATCTCAAAACTCGACGAAAGCCCGGTGACAATCGCCGACCGCGAAATCGAAAAACATCTTCGTGAGATGATCGGCGCGCGTTTTCCCGACCATGGTATCTATGGTGAGGAGTTCGGCGTCAAAAAAGGCAATGCCTTCACCTGGGTGCTCGACCCGATTGACGGCACCAAAAGCTTCATCACCGGCTTTCCGCTATTCGGCACGCTTATCTCACTGACTTTCGAGGAAAAGCCGTTCTGCGGCGTGATCGATATTCCAGCCACCGGTGAACGGTGGCAGGGACTGCCGGGACAGGCACTCTTTGCCGGCAAGCAGGCCCGCACCAGCGGCTGCGAGAGCCTGTCCGAGGCACGTTTCTATACAACCTCACCGGATATGTTTGTGGACAGCGAAGCCGAAAGCTTCGAGCGTCTCTCTCGCAAAGCCAGGCTGCGGCGTTTCGGTGGAGACTGCTACATCTATGGTCTGATCGCCTCCGGCCATTGCGACATCGCTCTCGAGACTGGACTTCAGCCCTACGACTACATGGCTCTCGTGCCCGTTGTCGCGGGAGCTGGCGGGTGCATTACCGACTGGAAGGGCAATGCGCTTTCGATACATTCCGATGGACGAGTTCTGGCGTCCGCCACTCCAAGGCTTCACGACGAAGCCCTCTCACTACTCAACTGGTAA